In the genome of Fulvivirga maritima, one region contains:
- a CDS encoding 4Fe-4S dicluster domain-containing protein, with protein sequence MEYLQQILFLITLGIASFILYKRIARIRSNIMLGKDIDLNNHKSQRLNNMLLIAFGQKKMFKRPVPAFLHFLIYFGFLVINLEVLEFVIDGLTGHHRIFAPLLGGLYPVLMNIFEFLAVAVLISCVIFLIRRNVIKVKRFHAREMTSWPTLDANLILIIEIVLMLAILTMNASDQLLQLKNDHYPDTGHLFFSSFLIPLFDGMSEGTLVFIERFAWWFHIVGILGFAVYITFSKHLHIFLAFPNTYYGDVTPKGEMRNMDAVTNEVNMMLGIQTEQPAEAPAEIARFGAKDVNDLTWKNVMNAYACTECGRCTSECPANQTGKLLSPRKIMMDTRDRAEEVGKSLAKGGKGLEDGKSLLGDYITKEEINACTSCNACVEACPISINPLEIILEMRRYVAMEESGSPASWNSMFQNIETNFAPWKFAPTDRFKWAEEFKED encoded by the coding sequence ATGGAATATTTACAACAGATACTGTTTCTCATAACCCTCGGTATCGCATCATTTATACTTTATAAGCGCATAGCCAGAATCCGCTCTAATATTATGTTAGGCAAGGATATTGACCTAAATAATCATAAATCACAGCGGCTAAATAATATGCTGCTAATCGCTTTTGGGCAAAAGAAAATGTTCAAAAGACCAGTGCCGGCTTTTTTACACTTCTTAATATATTTTGGCTTTTTGGTAATTAACCTGGAGGTGCTGGAGTTTGTAATAGACGGTCTTACTGGGCATCATAGAATTTTTGCTCCCTTACTAGGAGGTCTTTACCCAGTGTTGATGAATATATTTGAGTTTCTGGCCGTAGCTGTACTAATTTCTTGTGTTATCTTTTTAATAAGGAGAAATGTTATTAAGGTAAAACGCTTTCACGCCAGAGAGATGACCTCATGGCCTACGCTGGATGCTAATCTTATATTGATAATTGAGATTGTGCTTATGCTGGCTATTCTTACCATGAATGCCTCTGATCAGCTGCTTCAGTTAAAGAATGATCATTACCCAGACACTGGCCATCTGTTTTTTAGCAGTTTTTTAATTCCTCTTTTTGACGGAATGAGTGAAGGTACGCTCGTATTTATAGAGCGCTTTGCCTGGTGGTTTCATATTGTAGGTATATTAGGCTTTGCTGTATATATTACCTTCTCTAAGCATTTACACATATTTCTTGCTTTCCCTAATACCTATTATGGTGATGTTACTCCAAAGGGTGAAATGAGGAATATGGATGCCGTTACTAACGAAGTAAATATGATGCTGGGCATACAAACGGAACAGCCGGCTGAGGCACCGGCAGAAATTGCCCGCTTTGGCGCTAAAGATGTTAATGACCTCACATGGAAAAATGTAATGAATGCCTATGCCTGTACGGAGTGTGGTAGGTGTACTTCTGAGTGCCCGGCCAATCAAACAGGTAAGTTGCTATCACCCAGAAAAATTATGATGGATACCCGTGATAGAGCCGAAGAGGTAGGTAAAAGTCTGGCCAAGGGAGGTAAAGGTTTGGAAGATGGTAAATCGCTTTTAGGTGATTATATAACCAAAGAGGAGATTAATGCATGCACTAGCTGTAATGCGTGCGTGGAGGCTTGCCCTATAAGTATAAATCCGCTGGAAATAATACTGGAAATGAGAAGGTATGTGGCTATGGAAGAGTCTGGCTCTCCTGCTTCCTGGAATAGTATGTTTCAAAACATCGAAACCAATTTTGCCCCCTGGAAATTTGCTCCTACTGATAGGTTTAAGTGGGCAGAGGAATTTAAAGAGGATTAA
- a CDS encoding sensor histidine kinase: MSELSVRIFSQYLIQGVWAIILALLFLYTFRIYKRHYLKLWAWSWLAFSMYMLTSGLHLYSTWIYSIYNPIRISLSAITISFAYIEASLLLIGTWELVKNRKFASAHLRLILIISILLAIASSVLFIDNSQISENRFFIRVGLRSLIMGAAFFITGIWMITNLSHDKSLGKRLLIIAFIIYGSEQFNYFLVGFLPIINVHIKFPYIQYLGLLDFFLEALIGMGMAIWLLENERKELERANDDLDHFFYSTSHDLRSPLASITGLVTLGKVHIKDEYALEFFEKIEGRVDKLDSVIDDIISYAKSAKYQLKIEPLNFKEIVKEIETNLEFNKGATHIDFICETNEEFFLSDKIKITTILHNLITNSIKYHDFHKSNPYIKVSLVKDQGRVYITVEDNGRGIKPENHQKIFDMFYRASGDSVGSGLGLYIVKEAAIKLNGKVSVHSTYGKGSCFKVSLPALAG; the protein is encoded by the coding sequence TTGTCAGAACTTTCAGTAAGAATATTTTCGCAATATTTAATTCAGGGTGTATGGGCCATCATACTGGCCTTATTATTTCTATACACTTTCAGAATTTATAAACGTCATTATTTAAAACTTTGGGCTTGGAGCTGGCTCGCCTTCTCTATGTACATGCTCACCTCCGGACTGCACTTGTATTCTACCTGGATCTATAGTATCTACAACCCCATAAGGATATCACTCTCAGCTATTACCATAAGCTTTGCTTACATAGAAGCCTCCCTATTACTCATAGGAACCTGGGAGCTGGTGAAGAACCGTAAATTTGCCTCCGCTCATTTAAGATTAATATTGATCATTTCGATATTGCTAGCTATTGCCTCGAGTGTGTTATTCATTGATAATTCACAGATATCAGAAAACAGGTTCTTTATACGCGTAGGCTTACGATCTTTAATAATGGGAGCCGCCTTTTTCATTACAGGCATTTGGATGATCACCAACCTCTCACATGACAAAAGTTTAGGTAAGCGCCTGCTTATAATTGCTTTTATCATTTATGGTAGCGAACAGTTCAATTACTTTTTAGTAGGCTTTCTTCCTATTATCAATGTGCATATCAAATTTCCCTACATCCAATACCTAGGCTTACTGGACTTCTTTTTAGAAGCTCTAATAGGTATGGGAATGGCCATATGGCTATTGGAAAACGAAAGGAAGGAGCTGGAAAGAGCCAATGATGATCTGGATCACTTCTTTTATAGCACATCACATGACTTAAGATCTCCTTTAGCGTCCATTACAGGCCTGGTAACACTAGGGAAAGTACATATTAAGGATGAATATGCTTTAGAGTTTTTTGAAAAAATAGAGGGCCGTGTGGATAAGCTGGACTCTGTAATAGACGATATTATCAGCTACGCTAAAAGCGCTAAATATCAGCTCAAAATAGAGCCATTAAACTTTAAAGAAATAGTAAAGGAGATAGAAACGAACCTAGAGTTTAATAAAGGCGCTACGCACATAGACTTTATCTGCGAAACCAATGAAGAGTTTTTCTTAAGTGATAAAATTAAGATTACGACTATACTACATAACCTGATCACTAACTCTATTAAATACCACGACTTCCATAAGTCCAATCCTTATATAAAGGTGTCTCTTGTAAAGGATCAAGGCCGGGTATATATTACAGTAGAAGATAATGGCAGAGGCATAAAGCCAGAAAACCATCAGAAGATATTTGATATGTTTTACCGAGCTTCGGGAGATTCTGTAGGTTCCGGGCTCGGCTTATACATAGTAAAAGAAGCGGCTATAAAGCTTAATGGAAAAGTAAGTGTCCATTCCACCTACGGAAAAGGCTCATGCTTTAAAGTGAGCCTTCCCGCATTGGCTGGTTAA
- a CDS encoding pseudouridine synthase: MKQKRNSSKRVKRVSKKETTQTTPSTDVRLNKYIANSGVCSRREADKLIEEGEIKVNGNVITEMGFKVKPNDTVYYKGKKLIPENNVYLLLNKPKDFITTTDDPENRRTVMDLIKTACKERIYPVGRLDRNTTGLLLFTNDGELAKKLAHPSHKVRKIYKVDLDKNITKEHFIQIQEGLTLDDGVAMVDNLAMIDGNRSQLGIEIHIGRNRIVRRIFEHLGYEVVKLDRVMYGPLDKLNLPRGKWRMLTEKEVIKLKHMN; this comes from the coding sequence ATGAAACAGAAAAGGAACTCTTCCAAAAGAGTAAAACGCGTCTCTAAAAAAGAGACCACTCAAACCACCCCATCAACTGATGTTCGATTAAATAAATACATTGCTAACTCTGGCGTATGCTCCAGACGTGAGGCAGACAAGCTAATCGAGGAGGGTGAAATTAAAGTAAACGGTAATGTTATAACTGAGATGGGCTTTAAGGTGAAGCCAAACGATACTGTTTATTATAAAGGTAAAAAGCTGATACCTGAGAATAATGTCTATCTCTTATTAAATAAGCCTAAAGATTTTATTACTACTACTGATGATCCTGAAAACCGAAGAACGGTAATGGATCTGATAAAAACTGCCTGTAAAGAAAGGATTTATCCGGTAGGTAGGTTAGATAGAAATACCACAGGCCTATTGTTATTTACCAATGATGGAGAGTTAGCCAAAAAGCTCGCTCACCCTTCACACAAGGTAAGAAAAATCTATAAGGTAGACCTTGATAAGAATATTACCAAGGAGCATTTTATTCAAATCCAGGAAGGACTTACGCTTGATGACGGAGTGGCCATGGTAGATAACCTGGCTATGATAGATGGTAACAGGAGCCAGCTGGGTATCGAGATTCATATTGGTCGTAACCGAATTGTAAGAAGAATATTCGAGCACCTGGGTTATGAAGTGGTGAAGCTTGATAGAGTGATGTATGGTCCTTTAGATAAGCTCAACCTACCTAGAGGTAAGTGGAGAATGCTTACTGAAAAGGAAGTTATAAAACTAAAGCATATGAATTAA
- the scpB gene encoding SMC-Scp complex subunit ScpB: MDFLQNHIEALIFCSPAPILEKELQSCLSEMFEADVPIEDIENVLGKLKDKYEQDEFSFSLDHTGGGYQFLTKPAYQASIGILLKQQSKRRLSTSALETLSIIAYKQPVTKGDMESIRGVNCDYAVQKLLEKGLIEIKGKSDAIGRPLLYGTSDSFMEYFGINSLNELPTPKDFTEIDDNVIGEESDNN; encoded by the coding sequence TTGGATTTTTTACAAAACCATATTGAAGCATTAATATTCTGTTCGCCAGCTCCTATATTAGAAAAGGAGCTGCAATCTTGCTTATCAGAAATGTTTGAGGCCGATGTTCCTATAGAAGATATAGAGAATGTATTAGGTAAACTAAAGGATAAGTATGAGCAGGATGAATTTTCTTTTAGTCTTGATCACACAGGTGGAGGTTATCAGTTTCTTACCAAGCCAGCCTATCAGGCAAGTATTGGCATTTTGCTTAAGCAGCAATCAAAAAGGAGGCTTTCAACTTCTGCCTTAGAGACTTTATCAATAATAGCGTATAAGCAACCGGTTACTAAAGGTGATATGGAAAGTATACGTGGTGTTAACTGTGACTATGCAGTGCAAAAGCTTTTGGAAAAAGGACTGATTGAAATAAAAGGAAAGTCAGATGCTATTGGCCGGCCATTGTTATATGGTACCAGTGACAGCTTTATGGAATATTTTGGCATTAATAGCCTTAATGAACTCCCTACTCCAAAAGATTTTACCGAGATAGACGATAATGTCATCGGTGAAGAATCAGACAATAATTAA
- a CDS encoding TraR/DksA family transcriptional regulator, whose translation MGNEEKTRYSDAELAEFETLINEKLEKAKGELKILKGTLNKSNDEGTDTTSGNTKVLEDGADTAEKENLSQLAARQQKFINNLENALVRIKNGTYGVCSVTGKLISKERLKAVPHTTQSIEAKLSQQN comes from the coding sequence ATGGGTAATGAAGAAAAGACCAGATACTCTGATGCTGAACTAGCGGAGTTTGAAACGTTAATAAACGAAAAGCTTGAGAAGGCAAAAGGAGAGCTTAAAATTCTTAAAGGCACATTAAATAAAAGTAATGATGAAGGTACTGATACCACTTCTGGTAATACTAAAGTATTAGAAGATGGAGCAGATACTGCTGAAAAAGAAAATTTAAGCCAACTGGCCGCCAGGCAACAAAAATTCATCAATAACCTTGAAAACGCCTTGGTAAGAATTAAAAATGGTACATATGGTGTTTGCTCGGTTACAGGAAAGCTTATTTCTAAAGAAAGGTTAAAAGCTGTGCCTCATACTACACAGTCTATTGAGGCTAAATTGAGTCAGCAAAACTAA
- a CDS encoding isoaspartyl peptidase/L-asparaginase family protein: MNLRHLIFINYLLIFLFCLNSCANQEQKNDYSADNTKSPEVVHDSIPITLVIHGGAGNIIKENMTPEREEAYKAKLEEALMTGYAALKEGKTAMDAVTATIQVMESSPLFNAGIGAVFTNQGKNELDASVMDGSTGMAGAVAGVSTIKSPILAARAVMEQSPHVMMSGQGAELFAKEAGLEIVDPSYFFDQRRFDQFEKIKEQQEKKETAYMQTYPDYKFGTVGCVALDANGNIAAGTSTGGMTNKKYGRIGDSPIIGAGTYADNATCGVSSTGHGEFFIRNVIAYDIAANMKYKNISLEEATTEVITRKLTETGGTGGVIALDKKGNISMTFNTAGMFRGYIKDGSKPKIFMYGN, from the coding sequence ATGAATTTAAGACATCTGATCTTCATTAATTATTTATTAATTTTTCTATTCTGCCTGAATTCATGCGCTAATCAAGAGCAAAAAAATGATTATTCAGCAGATAACACTAAAAGTCCTGAAGTGGTTCATGACTCTATTCCCATCACATTAGTAATACATGGCGGAGCCGGAAATATCATAAAAGAAAACATGACTCCCGAACGGGAAGAGGCCTATAAAGCTAAACTAGAGGAAGCCTTGATGACGGGCTATGCTGCACTTAAAGAAGGAAAGACAGCTATGGATGCAGTAACAGCCACCATACAAGTAATGGAAAGTTCACCCCTTTTTAATGCAGGTATAGGTGCCGTGTTTACCAACCAAGGTAAAAATGAACTAGATGCCTCGGTTATGGATGGCAGTACAGGTATGGCAGGCGCAGTAGCCGGAGTTAGCACCATAAAAAGCCCAATATTAGCTGCCAGAGCAGTAATGGAGCAATCGCCTCATGTAATGATGTCAGGGCAAGGTGCCGAACTTTTTGCTAAAGAAGCAGGACTGGAAATAGTAGACCCGTCCTACTTTTTTGATCAGAGACGATTTGATCAATTTGAAAAAATAAAAGAGCAGCAGGAGAAAAAGGAAACTGCTTATATGCAAACCTACCCAGACTATAAGTTTGGCACTGTTGGCTGTGTAGCTCTAGATGCTAATGGCAATATTGCGGCCGGCACCTCAACCGGTGGCATGACTAATAAAAAATATGGCAGAATTGGTGATTCACCCATCATAGGGGCAGGCACCTATGCTGACAATGCTACTTGTGGAGTATCTAGCACCGGACATGGAGAATTTTTCATAAGAAATGTAATTGCCTATGATATCGCCGCCAATATGAAATACAAAAATATTTCTTTAGAAGAGGCCACTACGGAAGTGATAACCCGCAAATTAACCGAAACGGGAGGAACTGGTGGAGTTATAGCGCTTGACAAAAAAGGCAATATTTCCATGACCTTCAATACAGCCGGAATGTTTCGCGGCTATATTAAGGATGGAAGCAAGCCTAAAATATTTATGTATGGAAATTAG
- a CDS encoding lamin tail domain-containing protein, whose protein sequence is MNGFVWQIIFKTNIILAFILSSTPIFAQFFDGFEDGNFTNDPTWSGTDALWVISGDTLQSNSDGAAEYYLSTPNTLSANVVFEFYVNLNFATSGSNYADIYLLADQEDITSVQNGYFIRLGDTEDHIAFYKVLAGNESLLFSSENSLVGSSSDNSFGIRMSRGETGLWTLLADEGVTGNYIEIGSILDDDVLSSSHFGVFIKQSAAMSPRRNHYFDDFSVRPIGVDIRPPEVTGIDFLSNTQWQVRFSEEVNREAAEETSNYIINNSLNPQTAELAENNLSVIITFSEAFQTAESYELSINQIEDLAGNVMTGYHSVFTFYLTEEANFKDVLINEVMADFAPSNGLPEAEFVEVFNRSDKTLYLDSWILHDATTSGAIEAVYLIQGDYLILTAAENRELFQPYGRVAVVDPWPSLNNGGDQLLITDGSFPIDSVNYDDAWYNSSSKSSGGWSLELIDPDNTCGGEGNWTASIDDMGGTPGGANSVLSELPDNLGPEIHKVFAVAEDSILVQFNETLNKESVQYTDFTLNPAVEIDTVLVNSDLQSIWIVLSSRLNSGISYNMQVSGITDCSGNRITENDPFSFSLIENAEPGDVIINEVLFNPRTGGGDFIEIYNNSSKYINLKDWFLWNDQDSQLISEDHWVLAPEEYLAFTEDVVVLKEQYPLGVETSFFEMPSLPSYPNDEGTVQVVSAQGIRQDSITYSEDQHFELINNVDGVSLERISFSAQASDNDNWKSAASAVGYATPGYINSQFIRSGSGVVGEIVIDPMIIIPDGNGQADFATISYHFEQPGFIANVEVFDVNGQPIRTLAENDYLSDQGFYTWDGTTTEGTKARMGYYVVYFQVFSSSGETQVYKNKVVVGTKF, encoded by the coding sequence ATGAATGGGTTTGTTTGGCAAATAATTTTCAAGACTAATATTATACTGGCCTTTATACTCAGTAGCACACCCATTTTTGCCCAGTTTTTTGATGGTTTTGAAGATGGAAATTTCACTAATGATCCCACCTGGAGTGGAACTGATGCGCTTTGGGTAATTTCCGGTGACACCCTCCAATCTAATAGCGATGGCGCGGCAGAATACTATTTGAGCACACCTAATACCCTTTCGGCCAATGTGGTTTTTGAATTTTATGTTAATCTCAATTTTGCTACTTCTGGATCTAACTATGCAGATATTTACTTACTAGCAGATCAGGAAGATATTACATCTGTACAAAATGGCTATTTTATCCGGTTGGGAGATACTGAGGATCATATTGCATTTTATAAGGTGTTGGCTGGTAATGAATCCTTACTTTTTAGTAGTGAAAATAGTCTTGTAGGGAGTTCATCTGATAATTCATTTGGAATTAGAATGTCAAGAGGCGAAACTGGCTTGTGGACTTTACTGGCAGATGAAGGCGTAACAGGCAATTATATAGAAATAGGATCTATTCTGGATGATGACGTACTTTCATCCTCTCATTTTGGAGTATTTATTAAGCAATCGGCAGCCATGAGTCCTAGAAGAAATCATTATTTCGATGATTTTAGCGTTAGGCCGATAGGTGTAGATATCCGACCACCAGAAGTGACAGGTATTGATTTTCTTTCAAATACGCAGTGGCAGGTTCGGTTTTCTGAGGAGGTAAATAGAGAAGCTGCCGAAGAAACCAGTAACTATATCATAAATAATTCGCTTAATCCTCAGACCGCAGAGCTGGCGGAAAATAATTTGTCTGTGATAATTACTTTTTCAGAGGCTTTTCAAACAGCGGAAAGCTATGAGTTATCTATTAACCAAATTGAGGATTTAGCGGGCAATGTTATGACGGGTTATCATTCTGTTTTCACTTTTTATTTGACAGAAGAGGCCAATTTTAAAGATGTACTGATTAATGAAGTTATGGCTGATTTTGCTCCATCTAATGGTTTGCCTGAAGCTGAATTTGTGGAGGTTTTTAATAGAAGTGATAAAACCCTTTACCTCGATAGTTGGATCTTGCATGATGCCACCACCTCTGGGGCTATAGAGGCAGTATACCTTATTCAGGGAGATTATCTGATACTGACAGCTGCTGAAAATCGAGAACTGTTCCAGCCTTATGGTAGAGTAGCGGTGGTAGATCCCTGGCCAAGTTTGAATAATGGGGGCGATCAGCTACTTATTACGGATGGCTCTTTCCCTATCGATTCAGTTAACTATGATGATGCCTGGTATAATAGCTCTTCAAAGTCATCAGGTGGTTGGTCATTAGAATTAATTGATCCTGATAATACTTGTGGAGGAGAAGGAAACTGGACTGCCTCAATAGATGATATGGGAGGTACGCCTGGTGGGGCTAATTCGGTATTGAGTGAATTACCTGATAACCTGGGGCCTGAAATTCATAAGGTATTTGCTGTGGCAGAAGATAGCATATTGGTGCAGTTTAATGAAACGCTAAATAAAGAGTCTGTCCAGTACACTGATTTTACTTTAAATCCTGCTGTAGAAATAGACACCGTGTTGGTGAATTCTGATTTGCAATCTATATGGATAGTGCTTTCTTCCAGGTTAAATAGTGGTATTAGTTATAATATGCAGGTATCTGGAATTACTGACTGTAGTGGCAACAGGATAACTGAAAATGATCCTTTTAGCTTTTCATTGATAGAAAATGCAGAACCAGGAGATGTTATAATTAATGAAGTGCTATTTAATCCTCGTACGGGCGGGGGTGATTTTATTGAGATATATAATAATTCATCAAAGTATATCAACCTGAAGGATTGGTTTCTGTGGAATGATCAGGACTCTCAACTGATTTCAGAAGACCATTGGGTATTAGCACCGGAAGAATATCTTGCTTTTACTGAAGATGTGGTGGTATTAAAAGAGCAATATCCTTTAGGCGTTGAAACTTCATTTTTTGAAATGCCATCTCTTCCTTCCTACCCTAATGATGAGGGAACCGTACAAGTTGTTTCTGCACAAGGCATTCGGCAAGATTCTATAACCTATTCTGAAGATCAGCATTTCGAATTGATCAATAATGTAGATGGCGTATCGTTAGAGCGAATTTCTTTTTCAGCTCAAGCGAGTGATAATGATAATTGGAAATCAGCGGCATCTGCTGTTGGTTATGCTACCCCGGGTTATATCAATTCTCAGTTTATCCGTTCAGGCTCCGGTGTGGTAGGAGAAATTGTTATTGATCCCATGATTATAATTCCTGATGGCAATGGTCAGGCGGATTTTGCTACTATTAGTTATCACTTCGAGCAGCCAGGGTTTATCGCCAATGTGGAGGTGTTTGATGTTAATGGCCAACCTATAAGAACTTTAGCTGAGAATGATTATTTGTCTGATCAAGGTTTCTATACTTGGGATGGCACTACCACTGAAGGTACTAAAGCCAGAATGGGTTATTATGTTGTTTATTTTCAGGTGTTTAGCAGTAGCGGGGAAACACAAGTTTATAAAAATAAGGTGGTTGTGGGTACTAAATTTTAG
- a CDS encoding aspartate-semialdehyde dehydrogenase — translation MKLAVVGATGLVGQEVLKVIEERNLEFDQLFLVASPKSVGKEYEFKGKTYKVIGMEDAIANKPEVAIFSAGGGTSLEWAPKFAEAGCIVVDNSSAWRMSPDHKLVVPEINAEALRIDDRIIANPNCSTIQMVLALAPLHKKYKIKRVVVSTYQSVTGTGKAAVDQLMSERAGKDAEKVYPHKIDMNVLPHIDVFQENGYTKEEMKMVNETKKILDDQSIAVTATAVRLPVMGGHSEAVNVEFHKDFDLKEVYELLSKTPGITIEDDVANNVYPMPLNAHGKDDVFVGRLRRDESQPNTLNMWVVADNLRKGAATNAVQIAEYLAANNLVY, via the coding sequence ATGAAATTAGCAGTAGTAGGTGCCACTGGCTTAGTAGGCCAAGAGGTACTAAAAGTCATCGAAGAAAGAAACTTAGAGTTTGACCAATTATTTCTAGTAGCCTCACCAAAGTCTGTTGGTAAGGAATACGAGTTTAAGGGTAAGACCTATAAGGTAATCGGAATGGAAGACGCTATTGCTAATAAACCTGAAGTAGCTATTTTCTCTGCAGGAGGAGGCACTTCCTTAGAATGGGCTCCTAAGTTTGCAGAAGCAGGATGTATAGTGGTAGATAACTCTTCTGCCTGGAGAATGAGCCCTGACCATAAACTTGTAGTACCTGAAATTAATGCAGAGGCTTTAAGAATAGATGATAGAATCATCGCCAACCCTAACTGCTCTACCATTCAGATGGTATTAGCATTAGCTCCTTTGCACAAGAAATATAAAATAAAAAGGGTAGTAGTTTCTACTTACCAATCTGTAACCGGTACCGGAAAAGCAGCTGTAGATCAGCTAATGAGCGAGAGAGCGGGCAAAGATGCAGAAAAAGTATATCCTCATAAAATTGATATGAATGTACTTCCTCATATTGATGTGTTCCAGGAAAACGGATACACCAAAGAGGAAATGAAAATGGTAAATGAAACTAAGAAAATCCTTGACGATCAATCAATAGCAGTAACGGCTACCGCTGTGAGACTACCAGTAATGGGTGGCCACTCAGAAGCTGTTAACGTAGAGTTTCATAAAGACTTTGATTTGAAAGAGGTTTACGAATTGTTAAGCAAAACACCGGGAATCACTATAGAAGACGATGTAGCTAACAATGTATACCCTATGCCTTTAAACGCACATGGAAAAGATGATGTGTTTGTAGGTAGGTTAAGAAGAGATGAGTCTCAGCCCAACACTTTAAACATGTGGGTGGTAGCAGATAACTTAAGAAAAGGAGCAGCCACTAATGCAGTACAAATTGCAGAATATTTGGCAGCTAATAATTTAGTATACTAA
- a CDS encoding THUMP-like domain-containing protein, with the protein MIELLLQPEVQQFIKDHENHDPFSLSLKHKEIGGIPIKWVAEQIASRKRAKNKLPEWYNTKDLIFPPQISMEQCSSEATAKYKANLVKGSIMYDFTGGYGIDCYYLSKHFKRSAYLEQQAHLCELATHNFKALAANIEVINAESTSYVSEIETADLIYIDPARRDNNSQKVVLLQDCEPDVTTLLTQLKGKSKEVLIKTSPMLDIQLALQSLNHVKAVHVVSVNNECKEVLYHIDFTADHKTEIVTVNLQKKDDQTFSFFPNEEVEAQAPLSDTKQFLYEPNSSVLKAGAFNTVATHYGAYKLHPNTHLYTSEELIENFPGRKFRVEHLVPYNKKKILSALEGKKANITTRNFPEEVKNIRKKTGITDGGDQYIFAFTDKNNQKMAAITRKA; encoded by the coding sequence ATGATAGAATTACTTCTACAGCCAGAGGTACAACAGTTTATAAAGGATCATGAAAACCATGATCCTTTTTCTCTTTCCTTAAAGCACAAAGAAATAGGTGGGATTCCTATAAAGTGGGTGGCAGAGCAAATTGCCTCCCGTAAACGTGCTAAGAACAAGTTGCCCGAGTGGTATAACACAAAAGACCTCATATTCCCTCCACAAATATCTATGGAGCAGTGCTCTTCTGAAGCCACTGCAAAATATAAGGCCAACCTGGTAAAAGGCAGTATTATGTATGACTTCACCGGAGGGTATGGTATTGATTGCTATTACCTAAGTAAGCATTTTAAGCGATCTGCTTACCTGGAACAACAAGCCCATTTATGCGAACTCGCCACCCATAACTTCAAGGCCTTAGCTGCCAATATTGAGGTGATCAATGCTGAATCAACCTCCTATGTTTCTGAAATAGAAACCGCTGATCTTATTTATATTGATCCTGCCCGGAGAGATAATAACAGCCAAAAAGTCGTTCTTCTTCAAGACTGTGAGCCAGATGTCACTACGTTACTTACACAACTCAAAGGGAAGTCAAAAGAGGTGTTAATAAAAACATCTCCTATGTTAGACATTCAGCTGGCATTACAAAGCCTGAATCATGTAAAAGCGGTGCATGTGGTGTCTGTAAATAATGAATGCAAAGAAGTGCTTTATCATATTGATTTCACTGCAGACCATAAAACGGAGATAGTTACAGTTAATCTTCAGAAAAAAGATGATCAGACATTCTCCTTTTTCCCCAATGAGGAGGTAGAAGCTCAGGCGCCACTCAGTGATACCAAGCAATTTTTATATGAGCCTAATAGCAGTGTACTTAAAGCGGGCGCTTTTAATACCGTGGCGACACACTATGGCGCCTACAAACTTCACCCCAACACGCACTTATATACCAGCGAAGAGTTGATTGAAAACTTCCCTGGCCGGAAGTTTAGAGTTGAACATCTTGTTCCTTACAACAAAAAGAAAATACTATCAGCTCTGGAAGGCAAGAAGGCCAATATCACCACGCGGAATTTCCCTGAAGAAGTGAAAAATATTAGAAAAAAGACAGGCATAACCGATGGGGGAGATCAATACATTTTTGCCTTCACCGATAAGAATAATCAAAAAATGGCCGCAATTACACGTAAGGCTTAA